A part of Candidatus Electrothrix aestuarii genomic DNA contains:
- a CDS encoding AAA family ATPase: protein MKKLPIGKQEFKGLIEGDFVYVDKTGYLISLAESTIPIFLSRPRRFGKSLMVNTFKELFRGNKELFRNTFAYTHWDFQQVHPVIRLDLSQVVGDTARTVEKQLYELIRDQAEDFNLTLTEKNAANIALRQLIKHLGRETPVVLLVDEYDAPILDNLRNPALPEIKKVLRGFYKIIKASEEYIRFVFITGISKFTHVGIFSALNNLEDITLADEYASILGYTEQEIDTFFSKRINLIREQLGLTERLFREKIASYYNGYSWNGRNFIYNPLSILKFLNNNGKFIPYWMETGSPEYIIRYSKDKQFDITEFEQLKVSQTFLSKRDIDNASPESFLTQAGYLTIKQSGEESYTLDFPNQEVRRSFCELILNAQYTVADSDILGVKSELRKALDTCSIKDIVRQFKVIYSSIPYVHFDSNKNEHFYTAVLLMYLQAAGFHASAERLGNKGRLDLSLHDKEKVYLFELKTDSAEKAVQQIIEKNYAGAYANKTVFLIGLQISFSERNITAHLAQCL from the coding sequence ATGAAAAAACTGCCCATCGGAAAACAGGAGTTCAAAGGTCTTATTGAAGGCGATTTTGTCTACGTGGACAAGACTGGCTACCTTATTTCCCTGGCTGAATCCACCATCCCCATCTTCCTTTCACGCCCCCGCCGTTTCGGCAAATCCCTGATGGTCAACACCTTCAAAGAACTCTTCAGGGGTAACAAGGAACTTTTTCGCAATACCTTTGCCTATACCCATTGGGACTTTCAGCAAGTCCACCCGGTCATCCGGCTGGACCTGAGTCAGGTCGTCGGCGATACAGCCCGGACTGTGGAAAAACAGCTCTATGAACTGATCAGAGATCAGGCGGAAGATTTTAATCTCACTCTGACGGAAAAAAATGCGGCAAATATCGCCCTTCGCCAGCTTATCAAGCACTTGGGCAGGGAAACGCCGGTTGTCCTCCTTGTTGATGAGTATGATGCGCCGATCCTTGATAATCTCCGCAATCCCGCTCTCCCGGAGATAAAAAAGGTTCTGCGCGGTTTTTACAAAATTATCAAGGCCAGCGAGGAATATATACGTTTTGTCTTTATTACCGGCATTTCCAAGTTTACCCACGTCGGAATTTTCAGCGCATTGAATAATCTCGAAGATATCACCCTTGCCGATGAGTACGCATCAATCCTCGGGTATACGGAACAGGAGATAGATACCTTCTTTTCAAAGCGGATCAACCTGATCAGAGAGCAGCTCGGCCTGACAGAACGGCTGTTCCGGGAAAAAATAGCGAGCTATTACAACGGATATTCCTGGAACGGTCGGAACTTTATTTATAATCCTCTTTCCATTTTAAAATTCCTCAACAACAATGGAAAATTCATACCCTACTGGATGGAAACAGGCTCCCCGGAATACATTATCCGCTACTCTAAAGATAAACAGTTTGATATAACCGAGTTTGAACAGCTCAAGGTCTCACAGACATTTCTGAGCAAAAGAGACATTGATAACGCTTCTCCTGAAAGTTTTCTCACCCAGGCAGGCTATCTGACCATCAAACAAAGCGGAGAGGAGAGCTACACCCTTGACTTCCCGAATCAGGAAGTCCGCCGCTCTTTCTGCGAGCTGATCCTCAATGCCCAGTATACCGTGGCTGACTCCGATATTCTGGGAGTCAAATCGGAATTGCGCAAGGCTTTGGATACCTGCTCCATTAAGGACATTGTCCGTCAATTCAAGGTGATCTATTCTTCAATCCCTTATGTTCATTTTGACTCCAATAAAAACGAACACTTCTATACCGCTGTACTGCTGATGTACCTCCAGGCGGCAGGATTTCATGCCTCGGCGGAACGCCTAGGGAACAAGGGCCGCCTTGATCTTTCATTGCATGATAAAGAAAAGGTCTATCTTTTCGAGTTGAAAACAGATTCCGCTGAAAAAGCTGTTCAGCAGATTATTGAAAAAAACTATGCCGGTGCTTATGCAAACAAGACTGTCTTTCTGATCGGGCTGCAAATCAGCTTCAGTGAACGCAATATCACCGCCCATCTGGCGCAATGTTTATAA
- the rsmB gene encoding 16S rRNA (cytosine(967)-C(5))-methyltransferase RsmB, whose product MKEKKGMTSRGLALETLVQWTGSGKPVQGFINRIIHDSGLKNEERQLAVMLVLAVLREQEYLDLLISRFSKTKLGKMKPLTLAALRIGVVQICRLERIPDSAAVNETVKALKKMRQPGWLCSFVNGTLRTIARNKESLPKPENAGPGGTPLLNHPAWLTDRWQEQFGLEQMREICRVNNLEPELCLQVNQRRTDRDALKAQFEEQGMRGVKAASFCPDSLILPEQRGAVTDLPGFAEGLFQVQDQAARLACELLRPFKEQGRYLDGCAGLGGKTCILAALLPQDASLVAVEPDQRRSRLLQENLQRQGFITQQGEQVQTLQQDLQTFAAAGDTPDTLFDGIFIDAPCSGTGVIRKHPDIRWNRQPEDLISSQQTQLELLHTAAVLLKPGGVLVYATCSLEPEENQQVVEQFLATNDAFMLTDCRDFLPASAASLVDAQGFFAPLPTEEIEGFFAARLVFR is encoded by the coding sequence ATGAAGGAAAAGAAAGGAATGACATCCCGTGGCCTAGCCCTGGAGACCCTGGTGCAATGGACGGGTAGCGGCAAGCCGGTGCAGGGCTTTATCAACAGGATTATCCATGACTCAGGTCTGAAGAATGAGGAGCGGCAACTGGCCGTGATGCTGGTGCTGGCCGTGTTACGGGAGCAGGAATATCTTGATCTGCTGATAAGCCGTTTCTCCAAGACCAAGTTGGGTAAGATGAAGCCGCTGACCCTGGCTGCCCTGCGGATCGGGGTGGTGCAGATCTGCCGCCTGGAGCGTATCCCGGATTCAGCTGCGGTCAATGAGACGGTCAAGGCCCTGAAAAAGATGCGTCAGCCTGGCTGGCTCTGTAGTTTTGTCAACGGCACTCTGCGTACTATCGCCAGAAACAAGGAGAGTCTGCCCAAGCCGGAAAACGCAGGCCCAGGAGGGACGCCGCTGCTTAATCACCCGGCCTGGCTGACTGATCGTTGGCAGGAACAGTTCGGCCTGGAGCAGATGCGGGAAATCTGTCGGGTCAATAACCTGGAACCCGAGCTTTGCCTCCAGGTTAATCAAAGGCGAACAGATCGGGATGCCCTGAAGGCCCAGTTTGAAGAGCAAGGGATGAGAGGCGTCAAGGCGGCCAGTTTTTGCCCGGATAGTCTCATCCTCCCGGAGCAGCGGGGGGCTGTGACCGATTTACCTGGTTTTGCCGAGGGCCTCTTTCAGGTCCAGGATCAGGCAGCGCGTCTGGCCTGTGAGCTTCTGAGACCCTTCAAGGAACAGGGGAGGTACCTGGACGGCTGTGCAGGCTTAGGCGGCAAGACCTGCATCCTTGCCGCGCTCCTTCCTCAGGATGCCTCGCTGGTTGCGGTGGAACCGGATCAACGGCGTTCTCGCCTTTTGCAGGAGAATCTTCAGCGTCAGGGCTTTATTACTCAGCAGGGTGAGCAGGTGCAGACCCTGCAGCAGGATTTACAGACCTTTGCTGCCGCCGGAGATACTCCAGATACCCTTTTTGATGGTATCTTCATTGATGCCCCCTGTTCCGGCACCGGGGTCATCCGCAAGCACCCTGATATCCGCTGGAATCGGCAGCCGGAAGACCTTATCAGCTCTCAGCAAACCCAGCTTGAGTTATTGCACACAGCGGCGGTCCTGCTCAAGCCCGGCGGAGTGCTGGTCTATGCCACCTGTTCCCTGGAGCCGGAGGAGAATCAGCAGGTGGTGGAGCAGTTTCTTGCTACCAACGATGCTTTTATGCTGACTGATTGTCGGGATTTTCTGCCTGCATCTGCTGCTTCCCTGGTGGATGCGCAGGGCTTTTTTGCACCGCTGCCCACAGAGGAGATTGAGGGGTTCTTTGCAGCGCGGTTGGTGTTCAGGTAG
- the rmuC gene encoding DNA recombination protein RmuC gives MDNFLSLIGQLHFPSLIIGIGLTALAMLSLLLLVWNRLQRENLLLSLQLEQTGEDARRFEQEAEELRKERESLRQQKEEAERDNIGLEAFLHETRAIAGERQQFLAQSKQQLAEDFYNLSRKVMAEQGRVLQEQHAGGLEHLLSPVRNQLDAFRQKVEDVYERESRDRLSLSKEVEHLRLLNERLSQEAVELTRALQGTNKLQGQWGEMVLERLLEESGLRPGTEFATQVSLRDEQGRLKQPDVVVYLPEQRAVIIDAKMSLNSYVEANRIDDEKEREQHLNNHINSIQQHVNGLSKKQYHQLPELTTLDFVLLFIPVEGAFQAAVSRKPELLTQSLRRRVMIASPSTLLAILRTIHHIWRMDEQNRNSQIIAQEAGKLYDKFVGFTEAFSEVGNRLDQARQSWQLAEKRLSTGKGNLIDRAEALRQLGVQPSKDLAKER, from the coding sequence GTGGATAATTTTTTGAGCCTGATCGGCCAGCTCCATTTCCCTTCCCTGATCATCGGTATCGGCCTGACCGCCCTGGCTATGCTCTCTCTGCTGTTGCTGGTCTGGAACCGACTCCAGCGTGAAAACCTCCTGCTTTCTCTGCAACTGGAGCAGACCGGGGAAGATGCCCGCCGCTTTGAGCAGGAGGCGGAAGAACTGCGCAAAGAGCGGGAGAGCCTGCGCCAGCAGAAGGAAGAGGCGGAGCGGGATAATATCGGCCTGGAGGCCTTTCTTCACGAGACCCGGGCCATTGCCGGTGAGCGCCAGCAATTCCTCGCCCAAAGCAAACAGCAGCTGGCAGAGGATTTTTACAATCTCTCCCGCAAGGTCATGGCCGAGCAAGGCCGGGTGCTTCAGGAGCAGCATGCCGGGGGGCTGGAACATCTCCTCTCGCCGGTGCGCAATCAGCTGGATGCCTTTCGTCAAAAGGTGGAGGATGTCTACGAGCGGGAATCCCGCGATCGCCTCTCTCTGAGCAAGGAGGTGGAGCATCTCAGGCTCTTGAACGAGCGGCTCAGTCAGGAAGCGGTGGAGCTGACCCGGGCCTTGCAGGGCACCAATAAATTGCAGGGACAATGGGGGGAGATGGTCCTGGAGCGGCTCCTGGAGGAATCCGGACTCCGACCGGGTACGGAGTTTGCCACTCAGGTCTCGCTGCGCGATGAACAGGGCCGTCTCAAGCAACCGGATGTGGTTGTCTATCTTCCTGAGCAACGGGCCGTGATCATTGATGCCAAGATGTCCCTGAACAGCTATGTGGAGGCCAACCGGATTGATGATGAGAAAGAGCGGGAACAGCATCTGAACAACCATATCAACTCCATTCAGCAGCATGTCAATGGCTTGAGCAAAAAGCAGTACCATCAGCTCCCGGAGCTCACCACCCTGGATTTTGTCCTCCTCTTTATCCCGGTGGAAGGGGCCTTTCAGGCAGCGGTGAGCAGGAAACCGGAGCTGCTCACCCAATCCCTGCGGCGGCGGGTGATGATCGCCTCGCCCTCAACCCTGCTGGCCATCCTCCGTACCATCCATCATATCTGGCGAATGGATGAGCAAAACCGCAACAGCCAGATCATTGCCCAGGAGGCGGGTAAGCTTTATGATAAATTTGTCGGCTTTACCGAGGCATTCAGCGAGGTAGGTAACCGGCTGGATCAGGCCCGCCAGAGTTGGCAATTAGCGGAAAAACGCTTGAGCACGGGCAAAGGAAATCTCATAGACCGGGCTGAGGCCCTGCGACAGCTCGGAGTGCAACCGAGCAAGGATTTGGCAAAAGAACGATAA
- a CDS encoding shikimate kinase, translated as MKIYAVCHTVPAAGGKGKNQGPVLSPWPPKLPSKHKEFVDKVQGRTTETADIDGSGDGQAMKNRVGAQQAPPERIVLTGFRATGKTAVGQALARLTGFRFLDTDQELCQRMGCSIAEAVSEHGWPYFREQERTLLNELSSWQETIIATGGGAILHQDAWEELRRDAFVVWLRTDLATTLARLDLDQRTAAQRPALNKQEGAQNPAQEISAILEEREPLYRVGSDLVLDTEGKTPEELAREIYGRL; from the coding sequence ATGAAAATTTATGCCGTATGTCATACAGTACCTGCGGCAGGAGGAAAAGGGAAAAATCAAGGACCCGTTCTTTCCCCTTGGCCGCCAAAATTACCCTCAAAGCATAAGGAGTTTGTGGACAAGGTGCAAGGCAGGACAACAGAGACAGCAGATATTGATGGTTCAGGCGATGGGCAGGCGATGAAAAACAGGGTGGGAGCGCAGCAGGCGCCGCCCGAGCGCATCGTTCTGACGGGATTTCGGGCCACAGGCAAGACCGCTGTGGGTCAGGCCCTGGCCCGCTTAACCGGTTTTCGCTTTCTTGATACGGATCAAGAGCTCTGCCAGCGCATGGGCTGCTCCATTGCCGAAGCGGTCAGTGAACACGGTTGGCCATATTTTCGGGAACAGGAGCGCACCCTGCTCAACGAACTGTCTTCCTGGCAGGAAACCATCATCGCCACCGGTGGCGGGGCTATTCTGCACCAAGATGCGTGGGAAGAGCTGCGCCGAGACGCCTTTGTGGTCTGGCTGCGCACGGATCTCGCTACGACCCTGGCTCGGCTGGATTTGGATCAGAGGACGGCTGCGCAACGCCCTGCCCTCAACAAGCAGGAGGGAGCGCAAAACCCGGCGCAGGAGATCTCTGCCATCCTGGAGGAACGGGAGCCGCTCTATCGGGTTGGCTCCGATCTGGTCTTGGATACGGAGGGGAAAACGCCGGAGGAGTTGGCTCGGGAGATTTACGGGCGGCTTTGA
- a CDS encoding AAA family ATPase, with amino-acid sequence MITEIYIDNFRSLTNFRIKPGGFQLWLGENGSGKTSVLDALRSVQRLMRGEHVNDIFNRNSLTTWNTRREQSIAFSLKVNNEVYKYSLTIEYADHEEKQRIKREQLIWNGSPFFLFEGQEAHLYRINWKTEKPEEGAVFPANWERSVIPTVAQHDDNKPLIMFREELEKILLIHPVPLLVQDAAVAESRNLSKHTENFSQWYRHLLQEEPAVSYKAKELLEDVLPGFEQLSLREAGESRKLTATFRIEDKDYEFSFSNISDGQRQLIVLYTILEALRAGIFSTVLIDEPDNFISIREIQPWLENLNDICDEHDKQAIITSHHPEIINKMARGTELWFSRQEGAHVVVDQFPQVADLPPAEVMARGWENE; translated from the coding sequence ATGATAACAGAAATCTATATTGATAACTTTCGTTCTTTGACAAATTTTCGAATCAAACCAGGGGGATTTCAACTCTGGCTCGGAGAGAATGGGTCGGGCAAAACTTCTGTGCTGGATGCATTACGTAGCGTTCAACGATTGATGCGAGGCGAGCATGTGAACGATATCTTCAACAGAAACAGCCTGACAACCTGGAATACAAGGCGTGAGCAGAGCATAGCATTTTCTCTGAAAGTAAACAATGAGGTATATAAGTACAGCTTGACGATTGAATATGCCGATCATGAAGAGAAGCAGCGTATTAAACGAGAACAACTCATCTGGAACGGTTCTCCCTTTTTCTTGTTCGAGGGGCAGGAGGCACATCTCTATCGTATCAACTGGAAGACAGAAAAACCGGAAGAGGGTGCTGTTTTTCCGGCGAATTGGGAACGATCAGTCATCCCTACAGTTGCTCAACATGATGATAATAAACCATTAATCATGTTTAGAGAGGAATTGGAGAAGATTCTGCTGATTCATCCTGTTCCCTTACTTGTACAGGACGCAGCTGTTGCTGAGTCGCGTAACCTTTCTAAACATACTGAAAATTTTTCCCAGTGGTATCGTCATCTCCTGCAGGAAGAACCCGCTGTCAGTTATAAGGCAAAAGAACTTTTAGAGGACGTTCTCCCTGGGTTTGAACAGTTGAGCCTTAGAGAGGCGGGTGAATCACGAAAATTAACAGCAACATTCCGCATTGAAGATAAGGACTATGAGTTCTCCTTCTCAAATATTTCTGACGGGCAGCGGCAGTTGATTGTTCTCTACACGATTTTGGAGGCTCTGCGGGCCGGAATTTTTTCGACCGTGCTGATTGATGAGCCGGACAACTTTATTTCTATACGAGAAATTCAGCCTTGGCTTGAAAATCTTAACGATATCTGTGATGAACACGATAAACAGGCTATCATCACCTCTCATCATCCTGAAATTATCAACAAGATGGCACGGGGAACAGAGCTTTGGTTCTCTCGTCAGGAAGGGGCGCATGTTGTTGTTGATCAGTTTCCTCAAGTAGCCGATCTGCCTCCGGCTGAGGTAATGGCTCGGGGATGGGAAAATGAGTAA